Part of the Musa acuminata AAA Group cultivar baxijiao chromosome BXJ2-7, Cavendish_Baxijiao_AAA, whole genome shotgun sequence genome is shown below.
TGATGCCGTTGATAAACTCTTCTTGTGTTACCACATGCCGTGCATTGAGTGAGAGTACTGGTTTTGATGCCTTCATAACTTCATTATATCTTTCCAAGGATATTCCAACCCTGTCCACGATCTCTTCTTCGGTAGGCAATCTTCCCAGCTCAAATGATAGCTCTAGTTTGGCTTTTTTAATTTCTTGCCTGACCTGCATCACCAGTAGATTAGTCAATGAGTATAGGCTCACTAAATTATAGAGCTGGATGAGTTACCATTACAGCATGATTCTTGCAAATCTGATGCAACAATTTGCAAAGGAGAAGGTGAAAGATTATTTATTGTTTCACTTCCCAATAATAGGTTCTCAGCTAGCATATGTAAATACTCAGTCACACGAAACTAACACTGGACATAAGGTTTACCAATAATTAGTTCCATGGACAATCATGATTCAAACCTTAGAAGAAGCTGCCTTAAAACTATTTATGAGATTAAATTCATCTGAGAGGACAAAACCTTACATGGTACTCATATTTATAACCActcaaattatttcaaatgaaagaGGTTTTTCTTTAAGGAGATCATGAACATTTTGTtttcaaaggaagcaaaattgatgGCAACTTTACAAGTAATTTAATAGAATATAGAACATACCGATTCAATCCCAAAAGGAACTTTTGTGAAGCTTGAGAGTGTCATTGATCGAATAATAGAATGCCGAATCCAAAAGAGGCTGTATGTGGATAGACGGAAACCACGCTTTGGTTCAAACCGATCAATGGCAGTAATGAGACCCTTTGCTCCCGCTTGACAAAATTCTTGGAACTTCTGGCCGCTTGCAATCTCTGGATAATACTTATTTATTACAAACAAAACTAGCCGAAGGTTGTGCTGTAGCAAATTGAGGAACACATTAATTCTCTTCTGGGGAAATAACATTTTGCTAAATATCAACTAAGATAAAAGTTCCTGATGGGTCAACCAAAGTTAGAATGCTATCCATCAAACAGAAGAATACATATATAGCAAGGAAACAGGGTTCTGAGATTCCTTCCTTTTTTAAGTTTTACTTTCTTGGTAACTGTACAGTGGCTTAATGATGATTGCAAGTTGTGAGACAAGGTTACAAAATGGCATATTATGGAAGCAAATTCGCAATATGCAGTAATCATGATTAATTAGACATCCAACTAAGACGATATAACTGTCACTCATTTTATCTGGGAACTTCCGACTGGTTCTAGAAAAGAAGTCCACCACAACTAAGAAGCAACATTAATGTATCAAAACATGGTGAATACACGACACGAGACCAGGGAAACCTATTAAGCATCCATATATACATGTAAACAGATGATCTTAGGTGTCGTTTGCATTCTGTACAGCATTATTAGGTTAGAAGATGAGAAGACATCTCTAAATGTAATTGTGCAAGAAGTTAGTAGCATCAACTGCCAGGTATTGCCTTCTAAATTCATGATTGCTACAAATTCCATTACGCTATGATCTCAGATGTGACATATCAATCAACATTACAATTGTAGGATGGAATCAAAATACTTTTGGTAAAGTGTGTGCCTACAAGAAAAGGAACTGTATAGTAAGAACACTGTCTGGATAAATCATTCGAAAAATTTATGTATGGGCTGAAGGTTCTCTGATCTAATCGGATACCTTGATTAGCTTGTCTCTTGCTGCCCGAGCAACTTCTATATGTCTTCTCAATTGTGGAACACTCATGTTAACTGCATCTGCCAGCTCACCGTCGGTCGGCTCCCTGTTCAGATCCTTGTACATGCCCTCCTTCACTTGAAGTATTGCCTGTAGTTCAAGAAGAACAGGTCCTTGTCAATATTGGAAAAGTGGAAGTATAGCATGAATCAAACCAACCTTTTTATCCTGCTGTGAGACACAAACTATTGTACCAACATTTTGGTAAAAAAaattcttatgaactatttcagtAAAAGAGTAAAGAATGCCAAATGTAGTGTTGGACATCAACAGCCTGATTTCCATTTCATCTACATCTCTGCCTGTGATCCAATGATGacttgagcagatcaatcagaggTATAATTACAAAAATGATGATGATGCTTAGATCCAATTACAACTAGATCTGAATAGTATCCTTTCTATACGTCTCAGTCTTCAGTCAGGAACAGGAAGGTCTGGGAAGAACCAACCACACAATCACAGACAGCAACATCAAAGGAATTCTAGTAGAATCTTGCTGAAATAATTCGAAGAACCAAGATATATTGATAATTACACAACaatttaaagaagaagaaaaatcttaCCTTCATGGGTTGCATCAGCTTGAAAAGCCAAGTATGCTCGGCCGAGCTAAGAACTGGCGGTATCTTCATCCTCTTCCAGTCCAAACTGTCCAAATTGGTGGAGCCGGAGTACTCCCTGACTAATATCTCCACATCCTCATCAAACTCCCTTCCTTCGCCTCTCCTTGCTTCCGTCCCCGCCTCCTCCTTCGGCCTGCGCCTCATGGATATCCTTTCCTCGAGACCCAACCTTTTCACCCTCTTCTTCCGGTTCCTGACCACATTGTCCACCCCCAAACTCCCATCTTTCACCACGGTCTGGCGGCCGCTCTCCTCCCCGTCCGAGACATCGGCCGGGCTGAGCTTGTAGATGTTCTCGAGGGCGGCGGCAACCTCGCTGTAGTCCGGATCGCGAGGGCAAGCATCGGAGGGATCGGCGGTCGTGGGGGCCGCGACGACGGCGACGGCCTTCCCTCTCTTGGACCGCTTGGCGGCTCTCGCTGGGCTTTTCTTCGGCTCCTTCACGGCCTCCTGCGTGACGGCCTCCGGCGGCGTGACCAAGGCCGAGCACTTGGGGCCGGGGCCGCCCTTGAAGGCCAAGAAGAAGAAGGGTCGGCGGAGCGGCGACGACCGGCGGACGGCGAGGCCGCTGCCGAAGGGCGATCGGGAGGCGGAGCTGGGCACAGCGACGACTCCCATGCCGAGACGCGAATCTCGATGCACGACGACCGGTGATGACGGCGGTTAGCGTGCGGAGTTCGGAGAGAACAACTTCCGGTGGGATTTCGAGACGGTGAATGGAGCAGGGAAAAAGTAGCAGTTATATAGCGAGGGAAAATGGCTACCACACGCTGGTAGACCGGGGAAGCAATCCAACGGCCATGATCGGCCGAAGAAGGGGATCGGACGGAGAGAAGGTGGTGATCGAGGGGGGCGAGACGTGGAGAGTGGGGAAGCAGGACGAGGCGGGGGCGGGGCGGGGCGAGGCGGGCCAGATATGTTTGGGGATGCAGGGAGGACCCGTGGATGGCGTGGGATACACGTGGCCGACGCTCATAAGCGAACGGATATTTCCGGCGTATCTAGTGCCGGCGGGGCCCATCGGACCACGTAGAGGGCTCGGCGACCACTCGGATTTGAGGAATTTTCGTGGCACGTTAAAGTTTCCATGTGGATCAATTGGATCCAATTATCGCAGAGGGGAGTCGTCTCCTCTCCATCTCTCGTGGCCTCCGGAAAAGAAAGGGTACGACATACGTTGTACAGTATCAAGCAATTCCAACTCGCGCATTGCATACTTTGACGTGCATGAAGAAATGTTACGGGCACTTTAAGATTCATCCGTAGTCTTCTTATGGGAATCTTGGCCGTCCGTgtgtcgatcaatcttgaccttttGTTGGATCGGATTCAAATCATTCTCCATCTGGTCACTATAGCGTCTCAGCCCGACCCATACTTGACCTGCACATTCAATTCATCATCAGGCCCAATTTAAGCCCACTCGTCTCTTTTGAAggaatgtcaatttttttttgttttttgaaggAAAAAAAGCTTATTAATCTCGCATTAGGGAATTAATCTACGGACTGGAGTACAAGTGATGGATTACCTTTGTTTCTGCAGTGTTATGACAACAGATGTTCATACACGACGTGGCGGGGGCTGTGTGATGGCACGATGAATGATGGCGATGAGGAAGTTGCGCGATGGCTTAGGATTTTCGTAGAAGCATTTTTGACCTAATTTAGTTAAAATTAGATGTTGATCAAATTATGGTACATGTAGTTTGATTAAATCTGATTTTTTA
Proteins encoded:
- the LOC103992743 gene encoding RNA polymerase sigma factor sigE, chloroplastic/mitochondrial, with the protein product MGVVAVPSSASRSPFGSGLAVRRSSPLRRPFFFLAFKGGPGPKCSALVTPPEAVTQEAVKEPKKSPARAAKRSKRGKAVAVVAAPTTADPSDACPRDPDYSEVAAALENIYKLSPADVSDGEESGRQTVVKDGSLGVDNVVRNRKKRVKRLGLEERISMRRRPKEEAGTEARRGEGREFDEDVEILVREYSGSTNLDSLDWKRMKIPPVLSSAEHTWLFKLMQPMKAILQVKEGMYKDLNREPTDGELADAVNMSVPQLRRHIEVARAARDKLIKHNLRLVLFVINKYYPEIASGQKFQEFCQAGAKGLITAIDRFEPKRGFRLSTYSLFWIRHSIIRSMTLSSFTKVPFGIESVRQEIKKAKLELSFELGRLPTEEEIVDRVGISLERYNEVMKASKPVLSLNARHVVTQEEFINGITDIDVGGDKRRQPAVLRLALDDVLDSLRPKESLVIRQRYGLDGKGDRTLGEIAGNLNISREMVRKHELKALLKLKHPTRVDYLRRYV